From the Chloroflexota bacterium genome, one window contains:
- a CDS encoding O-antigen ligase family protein, whose amino-acid sequence MPAMVTKPPQLATGESPTAGWPIFLALAAGVIFLVIGLTTMAARLGPEYGVLGIIALAAGLGCLVLAASDRDVLPLLLLLSLLPSLRLILSDVLTIYAFDPVLALMYLAWIWDIRAGRIERPRISLVDLLWLAWIGWLFASALLSAYVPPALGHWTLWLRAFLIYFYAAHRLNRRSIWMLAGALSLIIVLENGLGLLQFWTRTNIGAISDMVGRSVNEARQVALSSGGQLFRVRGTLGSDTALAHWLELILPLQLSLLLVADSPRRRLWLLIVIASGVTALILTFTRGGWVGLVVGVGAVLLFSIRKILRYPKLLTVVAGALLLMMLGAVPFAGLIRGRLLESATDTVSVRFNLNRVAVQVIRDHPLFGIGLGNFPRVAPDYGVGYTWLVEGAEHKVHNLYLALAVEGGMPALLWFLLFLILALVTAGVAGRLEEGRMGALTQGVLAGHVAVLIHGLVAWGLISYMVFPFWALMFGLLVASTRMCITTLAR is encoded by the coding sequence GTGCCAGCCATGGTGACCAAACCGCCCCAGCTCGCGACCGGGGAATCGCCTACGGCCGGGTGGCCGATCTTCCTGGCGCTCGCGGCCGGGGTGATCTTCCTGGTCATCGGCCTCACCACGATGGCCGCGCGCCTGGGCCCGGAGTATGGCGTTCTCGGCATCATCGCCCTCGCGGCTGGGCTGGGCTGCCTGGTGCTGGCCGCCAGCGACCGGGACGTCCTCCCGTTGCTCCTCCTTCTGAGCCTGCTCCCCTCCCTGCGGCTCATCCTGAGCGATGTCCTGACGATCTATGCCTTTGATCCGGTCCTGGCTCTCATGTATCTGGCCTGGATTTGGGATATCCGGGCCGGACGGATCGAGAGGCCCCGGATATCCCTCGTGGATCTGCTCTGGCTTGCGTGGATCGGCTGGCTGTTTGCGTCCGCGCTGCTGTCCGCCTATGTCCCGCCGGCTCTGGGCCATTGGACCTTGTGGCTGCGGGCCTTCCTGATCTATTTCTACGCCGCTCATCGCCTGAATCGGCGCTCCATCTGGATGCTCGCCGGGGCCTTATCCCTCATCATCGTCCTGGAGAACGGATTGGGGTTGCTTCAGTTCTGGACGCGCACCAACATCGGGGCGATCTCTGACATGGTGGGAAGGAGCGTGAACGAGGCCCGGCAGGTCGCACTGTCCAGCGGGGGACAGCTCTTTCGCGTGCGGGGCACGTTGGGCTCGGACACGGCGTTGGCCCACTGGCTGGAGCTGATCTTGCCCCTTCAGCTCAGCCTGCTCCTGGTCGCGGACTCGCCTCGGCGGCGGCTCTGGCTGCTTATCGTCATCGCCTCCGGCGTCACCGCGCTGATCCTGACGTTCACCCGTGGCGGTTGGGTCGGCCTGGTCGTGGGCGTCGGCGCGGTTTTGCTCTTCAGCATCCGAAAGATCCTTCGATATCCCAAATTGCTGACCGTCGTCGCCGGAGCCCTGCTCCTGATGATGTTGGGGGCCGTGCCGTTCGCCGGCCTGATCCGCGGTCGTCTGCTGGAGAGCGCGACCGATACGGTCTCCGTGCGGTTCAATCTGAACCGGGTGGCGGTCCAGGTGATCCGGGATCATCCCCTGTTTGGGATCGGCCTGGGCAATTTCCCACGCGTCGCGCCTGACTACGGTGTAGGGTATACCTGGCTGGTGGAGGGGGCGGAGCACAAGGTCCATAACCTTTACCTGGCCCTGGCCGTGGAGGGCGGAATGCCCGCGTTGCTATGGTTCCTGTTGTTCCTGATATTGGCCCTCGTCACGGCTGGCGTGGCCGGCCGCCTGGAGGAGGGGAGGATGGGCGCTCTGACGCAGGGGGTCCTGGCCGGTCACGTCGCGGTCCTCATCCACGGCCTCGTCGCCTGGGGGCTCATCTCGTACATGGTGTTTCCCTTCTGGGCGTTGATGTTCGGGCTGTTGGTGGCTTCGACCCGGATGTGCATCACCACACTCGCCCGGTGA